GGCGCGCGCCGTGTAGAACAGCGCCATGCCGACCAGGATGATGATCACCAACGCCTGAGCCATGCTGCCCGCAAGCCCCGGCAGATAGCCGGATATGCCCAACAGGAGCGCGGTGCCGACGTTGACGACGCCGAAGCGCAAGGTCGGGCCGACAAGGCCGCCAAGCGTTGCGAAGGCCAGGGTATGAACCGCCACGACGAACAGCGCGCCCCCGCCAACAACGGCGGTGCTGTGCTCGTGGAGGCCAGGAATGCCGATCGCGAGAAAGAACGTGCCGGCCATGGCGACCAGCATGACCGCCGTCAGGGCTCGATGCGAAGCGATGTGGCTCGCCAGCCAGACATAGCCGCCGTACATCCACCAGAGGAACGTCAGCACCGACAGGGCGCCGACAAGATCGGCCGGCGTGTGCGCCGCCTTCAAGAGGTGGGTGATCTGGGTAATCGCAAAGACGAAAGTGAGGTCGAAGAGAAGTTCGACCGTCGCCGCGCGACGTTCGCCCGCCCCCTGCGCTGCTGAAATCATCGAGGCCCCCGCCCGAAAGAAGCTGAAATGTACGTCGACAACAATGATTGGAAGAGTAGTCGATTTAGGGGGTCGCGCAACCAGCGACGGCGAGGCGCGGAACATTCCCGTCGACGAACGGTTTAGGCGGGACATATCCGCAGTAAGGAGACGTTCCATGCCCCGTGGAGATAAATCCGCCTATACCGAAAAGCAGAAGCGCAAGGCCGAACATATCGAGGAAGGCTACGAGTCACGCGGCGTTTCCGAAGATGAAGCGGAGCGGCGTGCCTGGGCGACCGTGAACAAGGAAAGCGGTGGCGGCAACAAGTCCGGTTCCGGACGCGGCCGCCCGGACACCACCGTTTCCTCCGAGAAAGGGGGACGGAAAGGCGGCGCCGCCTCGGCCTCCCGCTCGAAGGAAGAGCGATCCGCCTCGGCCAAGAAGGCGGCCGCCTCTCGATCGCGGGAAGATCGTTCGGCATCGGCCAAAAAGGCCGCCGCGACGCGCAAGCGCAACAAGGAACGAGCCGCCTGACGTCCGGCGCTGGAGCGACTGAAGGATCGAACCCTCTCGCCGAGTTCCGGCATATCGATAGCGGCGAGTGCGCTTGGCTGGCCCTTAGCCACTAGCCGAGTGGGTCAACCCGGGCAAAGTGACCTAGCTTGTCGAGGACTCTCGACGCACAAGTATACGTACCATTCCGCACCATGTTTTCGCCCCTTTGGGGCTAAATCGATTTCTAATCATTTAGATTCCACTTTACCGCGCTCAGGACTCGAAGTGCAATTTCACTAGTCTTTCCATAGGTATAATCCGATATTGCCCGCCACCGGATAATTTCTAGAGTTCTTCTGTCAAGTTTGATGGAAGGAAAGAAAAATGCGTGGCTTCGCAATGCTGGGTATCGGTCGGACCGGGTGGATCGAGAAGGAGACGCCCAAATGCGGACCGATGGACGCAATCTGCCGCCCAATTGCGCTAGCCCCTTGCACGTCGGATACGCACACCGTCTGGGAAGGAGCGCTGGGAGACCGCCACAATCTCATTCTTGGTCATGAAGCGGTCGGTGAAGTGGTCGAGGTCGGATCGCTGGTGAAGAGCTTCAAGCCAGGGGACAAGGTGCTTGTTCCGGCGATCACCCCGGATTGGAACTCGCTTGAGGCGCAGGCTGGCTATTCGATGCACTCCGGCGGAATGCTGGGGGGATGGAAGTTCTCGAACAGCAAGGATGGCGTCTTCGCCGAGTTCTTCCACGTCAATGACCCGGACGGCAACCTGGCCCATCTCCCCGAAGGCATCGAGCCGGCGGTCGGGACGTTGCTCGCCGACATGATGCCGACAGGCTTCCACGGCGTCGAACTGGCGGACGTGAAGTTCGGCGACAGCGTCGCGGTGATCGGAATCGGGCCGGTTGGCCTGATGAGCGTGGCCGCGGCAGCCATCGGCGGCGCCTCTCGCATTTTCGCCGTCGGCTCCCGCCAAAGAACCATGGACATCGCCATTGAGTATGGCGCCACCGACTGCATCAACTACCGGGATGGCGACATTGGCGAGCAGATTCTTGAGAAAACCGCCGGAAAGGGCGTCGACAAGGTAATCGTAGCCGGCGGCGACGTCGACTCGTTCATCCCGGCGACCAACATGATGAAGCCGGGCGGCACGATCGGCAACGTCAACTACCTTGGCTCCGGTGACTATATCAAACTACCGCGCTCCGGCTGCGGTTGTGGCATGGGTCACAAGAACTTCCGAGGCGGTTTGATGCCCGGCGGGCGGCTTAGGATGGAAAAGCTCGCCGCGCTGATCACGTCGGGCCGCATCGATCCAAGCAAGCTCATCACCCACAGGTATGAGGGGTTGGAGCACGCCGAAACGGCGCTGATGCTGATGAAGGACAAGCCGGCCGATCTGATCAAGCCGGTCGTCACCATCAACTGGTAGTGCAAGCATAACCTTAGGCACCGGAGGCCATCCGCTACATTGCGGGTGGCTTCTCGCGGCACGCCGGCAACGCACACCACAACAAAAACGACCAACCTTTAAAGCCGAGGCGATGGGCTGGAGCAAAGCCGCAGGATCGCGAGGGCAAGAGTCGTAGCCAGGTCGCCGAAAGGCGAGTGACACGGCAGTGACACGAGTGACACGGCAGCGAAAACTAAAGCTTTAAAATATTGATTTTATTGGAGAAATTGGAGCGGGTGAAGGGAATCGAACCCTCGTATTCAGCTTGGGAAGCTGCTGCTCTACCATTGAGCTACACCCGCGACGCGCCCTAGATCGCAGTCTCGCCCGGCGCTGTCAAGAGGCGCTTTGGGGGCGGAAATGCTTGGAGAGCTTCAGCCCCTGGGCCTGATAGTTCGACCCCATGCCCTGCCCATAGAGCGTGGCCGGCACCTCGACCATACGCTCGTAGACGAGGCGGCCGATGGTCTGCCCATGATCGAGAATGAACGGCACGTCGTGGCTTCGCACCTCGAGCACCGCGCGAGCACCCTTGCCACCGGCCGGCGCATGCCCGAAGCCGGGGTCGAAGAAACCGGCATAGTGAACGCGGAACTCGCCGACCAAGGGATCGATCGCCACCATTTCGGCGGCCGTTTCGGGCGGCACCTGCACGGCCTCGCGCGAGACGAGGATGTAGAACTCATCCGGATCGAGAATCAGCGACGTACGGCCGCGCGCCTTGATCGGCTCCCAGAAGTCGTCGATCTCCTGCGCCGCCTTGACGTCGACGTCGAGAACACTGGTATGCCGGCGGGCACGATAGCCGATCAGCGCGCCCTCTCCCGCTCCGGCAAGGTCGATGGACAGGGTCAGGCCATGCTCGAAGCGCGGCTCCCGGTCGACCAGGGGAAAGCGGGCATGAAGCGACGCCAGCGCCGCATCATCGAGACGCGCGTCGCCACGGCGGAAGCGAACCTGGCTGAGGCGCGAGCCCGTCCGGACCTTGATCGGGAAGGTGCGGGGCGAAATTTCGACCCACAGCCGCCCGTGATAACCGGCGGCGATCTGGTCGAAGGCGACGCCACGATCGGTGATGAGGCGGGTGAAGACATCGATGCGGCCGGTCGAACTCTTGGGGTTGGCCGAAGCGGACACCGCATCAGGCAGGGCGAGGGACTCCAGAACCGGAACGAGATAGACGCCGCCAGTCTCCAGAACCGCGCCGGCACTGAGATCGAGTTCGTGCAGGGCGAGATAGTCGAGCTTGTCCTCGACCGTGGAGCCGCCGCCCGGCAGAAAGCTAGCCCGAAGCCGGTAGGCGACCGGCCCCAGGCGCAGATCGAGACTGGCCGGCTGGATCTGGTCGGCATCCAGCGGTCGTGTCGACGCGATGGCGCCAGCGTCGAACAGGTCGCGGATGCGATGGGCAGGAAGAATGCCGGCGATCTCGGTCATGGGCGTGCAAAGCGTCCGGAAAGCAACATACGAGGCCGACGCAGGAAGGCGCGGCCGGACTTTTCGAAGCTCTAGCCTGTTTTGATGTCTATGGAAACTCGAAGAGGTATGGGAAGCGAAGAATGGCGCTCAGATGCCGACGGCGGGAGCCATTGCCCAGTCGCTCGGAACCGTCTCGGCATGCATGCTCTTGCGGTAGAACCGAACCCGCCCCTTGCCGCCCTGCTTGGCAGCGTAGAGCGCGGCATCGGCCTTGTGCAACAGGGCCGCGACATTGAGGCCATGCTCCGGCGCCAAGGCAATGCCGATGCTGACCCCGACGACCAGGGGACGCCCGTTGTAGTGATAGGGGCTGCTCAACGCAGCCAGCATAGCTTCTGCCCGCTCCTCGACCAGTTGGCGATCGTTCATCGGAATGACCATCACGAACTCGTCGCCGCCGAGCCGGGCCACGGTATCCTCCGTCCGGCAGAACTCGCTCAGCCGGCGCGCCACCCCCACCAGCACGGCATCGCCAGCGGCATGACCGGCGCTGTCGTTGACGTCCTTGAAGCCATCGAGATCGAGGTAGAATACCGCCGCCCTTGCCTCCTCACCGCGCTTCGCCGCGAGCAGGTGCTTCATGCGATCGAGCAGAAGCAACCGGTTGGGCAGACCGGTGAGCGGATCGTGCAATGCCTTTTCCTCGCTGTCGCTGATCAGCCGGACGGCACGGCGCGCAAAGAGCAGTACCACGGCGGTAAGGACGAGATA
Above is a window of Pleomorphomonas sp. T1.2MG-36 DNA encoding:
- a CDS encoding NAD(P)-dependent alcohol dehydrogenase; this translates as MRGFAMLGIGRTGWIEKETPKCGPMDAICRPIALAPCTSDTHTVWEGALGDRHNLILGHEAVGEVVEVGSLVKSFKPGDKVLVPAITPDWNSLEAQAGYSMHSGGMLGGWKFSNSKDGVFAEFFHVNDPDGNLAHLPEGIEPAVGTLLADMMPTGFHGVELADVKFGDSVAVIGIGPVGLMSVAAAAIGGASRIFAVGSRQRTMDIAIEYGATDCINYRDGDIGEQILEKTAGKGVDKVIVAGGDVDSFIPATNMMKPGGTIGNVNYLGSGDYIKLPRSGCGCGMGHKNFRGGLMPGGRLRMEKLAALITSGRIDPSKLITHRYEGLEHAETALMLMKDKPADLIKPVVTINW
- a CDS encoding plasmid stabilization protein, whose translation is MPRGDKSAYTEKQKRKAEHIEEGYESRGVSEDEAERRAWATVNKESGGGNKSGSGRGRPDTTVSSEKGGRKGGAASASRSKEERSASAKKAAASRSREDRSASAKKAAATRKRNKERAA
- a CDS encoding 2'-deoxycytidine 5'-triphosphate deaminase — translated: MTEIAGILPAHRIRDLFDAGAIASTRPLDADQIQPASLDLRLGPVAYRLRASFLPGGGSTVEDKLDYLALHELDLSAGAVLETGGVYLVPVLESLALPDAVSASANPKSSTGRIDVFTRLITDRGVAFDQIAAGYHGRLWVEISPRTFPIKVRTGSRLSQVRFRRGDARLDDAALASLHARFPLVDREPRFEHGLTLSIDLAGAGEGALIGYRARRHTSVLDVDVKAAQEIDDFWEPIKARGRTSLILDPDEFYILVSREAVQVPPETAAEMVAIDPLVGEFRVHYAGFFDPGFGHAPAGGKGARAVLEVRSHDVPFILDHGQTIGRLVYERMVEVPATLYGQGMGSNYQAQGLKLSKHFRPQSAS